Genomic segment of Sulfitobacter faviae:
AATGCCGCGATTGACGCGCTGAGCCCCGAAGAATTCCACGTCACCCAACGCAGCGGCACCGAACGCCCCGGCACCGGCAAGTACCTCGACAACAAGGAACCGGGCATCTACGTCGACATCGTTTCGGGCGAGCCGCTCTTTGCCTCCTCGGACAAATACGAAAGCGGCTGCGGCTGGCCGAGCTTCACCAAACCGATCGAGCCTGCCTACGTTGAAGAGTTGGAAGACGCCTCGCTCGGCATGGTCCGCACGGAAGTGCGCAGCAAACACGGCGACAGCCACCTTGGCCATGTCTTCCCCGATGGCCCGCCCGACCGGGGCGGGCTGCGCTATTGCATCAATTCCGCCTCCCTGCGCTTCATCCACCGTGACGACATGGAAGCCGAAGGCTATGGCGAATATCTCAACCAAGTGGAGAATGTGACATGACAACCGAACGCGCAGTATTGGCCGGGGCTGTTTCTGGGGCATGCAGGACCTGATCCGCCGCCGCCCCGGCGTGGTCTCGACCCGCGTCGGCTATACCGGCGGCGACGTGTCCAATGCGACCTACCGCAACCACGGCACCCATGCCGAAGGGATCGAGATCATGTTCGACCCCGCGAAGACCTCTTACCGCGAGCTGCTGGAATTCTTCTTTCAGATCCACGACCCGACCACGGTGAACCGTCAGGGTAACGACATCGGGATGAGCTACCGTTCGGCGATCTACTATGTGAACGACGAACAGAAAGCCGTCGCCGAAGACACCATCGCCGATGTCGAGGCCTCCGGCCTCTGGCCCGGCAAAGTGGTGACCGAGGTCGAGCCCGTGGGTGATTTTTGGGAGGCCGAGCCCGAGCATCAGGATTATCTTGAGCGGCTGCCCAACGGCTATACCTGCCACTTCCCGCGCGCCGATTGGGTGCTGCCCAAACGCGACGCCGCAGAATGAACCGCAGCCCCCGGCCCCGCGCCGGGGGTTAGCCCACCGCCACCCGAGGGCGGCCCGAAGCTTCGACGGTCAGCGCGGCCTCCACGAAAACCTCCCGCCCCTCGACATCCGCCAGCCGGATATCCCGCGTGACATGGCATTCGATTTCCGCCGCCCCGGCTGCCCGCGCGCGGGCGCGGGCGGCTTCGGTCAAAGCCCGCTCCGCTTGGGTCAAAGCGCGTTCAGCGGTCGGGAAATCCTGCGGGCCATTGGCGAGGTGGAGGCGAAACACCCCCTCTTGCGGTACGGTGATGGTCGCGCTTTCGCGCATGATGACCCGGCCCACCACCGCGCCGATGGCATTGGCGACATGGGCGTATTTGGGCAAGATCATCTCACTGCCCAGCCTTTTGCCCACTGGCGGGTAGTAGGTCGCCGCCGAGGCGCCCAGTCCCACAACTGGCAAATTCAGCCCCGCATCAATCCGCAGCACGCCACGATGGCCCGACAGGCCACGCTGCATCAATACATGACGCGCCAGAACCTCTGGCGGCAGGTCGAAACCGGGGGTTTCCTCGGCGAATGCAGTTTCTAACAAAGCCAAAGTCGTCTGTTCGGTCAAACGGTCGAGGATAATCTGGGCGAGGTCATCAGGATCGGGGCAGAACCGCAGCCCCGAACCGCCGCGCTTGCGCCCGAACA
This window contains:
- the msrB gene encoding peptide-methionine (R)-S-oxide reductase MsrB, producing the protein MPQYEKTNAAIDALSPEEFHVTQRSGTERPGTGKYLDNKEPGIYVDIVSGEPLFASSDKYESGCGWPSFTKPIEPAYVEELEDASLGMVRTEVRSKHGDSHLGHVFPDGPPDRGGLRYCINSASLRFIHRDDMEAEGYGEYLNQVENVT